In Legionella cincinnatiensis, the DNA window TGTCAGAACTTCATTACTAAATCACTTTCTTGGATGCACACAAAGACAAGAAAAAGCATAATCAACGAAGCGAGAAGTTTATTAAAGGGTCAAACCTACTTAAGTCTGAGTAGTATTGGAAGGAATTTACCTGGAAAGGCAAAAGTAACACATAAAATAAATAGGTGTTGGCGTTTTTTATCCCATAAAAAACTTTCTCAAAATCAAGTTGCCCTTTACAAAAGCCTGTTCAAAGACATGCTTACGGGGTTAAATGAGCTATTAATCGCAGTAGACTGACGGGTTGTTGTCGTTCAGATATTCATATGTTACGTGCAAGTTTAGTACACGAAGGCCGCTCAATCCCTATTTATAATGAAATCCACTCCCAGCACGATTTGGCAAAAGAAGAGATACATACCCAGTTTTTAATTCACTTAAAAGAGATTTTACCGGAAGGGAAGAAAATCATTATTATCACAGATGCAGGCTTCAAAACACCTTGGTTTACTCGCGTTAATCAACTCGGTTGGTATTTTCTTGGAAGGGTAAGCGGTACACTAAACTATCGTATGAATACCGACAAAAAATGGAGCCCTATAGCGAAGTTACATTCTGACATTGCTCGTGGAGAAACCCAATATTTTGGCATCGGTCAATTGGGACAAGATTCCAAAACACGCACTCACGTTTTATTTACAGGCTATTGGGGTGAAAAAAAAGGGACGCAAAAATCCCAAACCCAAATATCCCGACGTTGAAAAGAGATATTCTAAAATGTATTCCGAACCTTGGATTTTGGTATCCAATCTTCATCAAGACCTCTCCTTGGATGTGGAAAATCAACAAGAGACCGTAGCCATTTTGGCACGGGAAGTATATAGCAAAAGAATGCAGATTGAACAAAACTTCCGAGATGATAAGAGCGAGCGCCTGGGATTCGGTTGGCGGTTTAGTAGGACAAAAGATAAAAACAAAATAAGTCTTTTAATACTCATCACCACCATCGCCACACTAATCCTTTGGATGATTGGATTTGCCGCTGAAAAAAAGAAAATTCACTATCACTTTCAAGCAAATACTCTACGTACTCATCGAGTGCTTTCTTTCCTCTATTTAGCGAAACAGCTAATTATCAATGGATTGAAATGATTAAAAATACGAAAGTTTGACCGTACCATCGCTTGGTTTCAATTAGAGTATAATGAAAACTCCCCTTTTTGACTCTGTTTGCAAACGGGAATTTAAAAAAATCAGAGGATCACTCAGCGCGAGGGGTTATCCCCAATTTTTGTGGATAACTTCTTTAATAAAGGATCCTCATAGGTGACTGGACTTACGATACAACATTGAGATTCTTGCAGAACAGCATTTTTAAAGTACAATGATAAGCCATCCTAATCATTCTTTGAGTTTGTTATTTATGTTGCAACACTATAAAACCCAAGGCGGTGTTGAGATTGAGTGTACTCAACAAAGCTTAGATTACACCCAAGGTATAGGAAATCTTCTGGAACACTTAGATACGCAACGAGGTGCTTTATTTGCTTCGAGTTTTGAATACCCAGGACGTTATACATGTTGGGATATAGGTTTTTATAATCCTCCCTTGGCTCTTGTATGCCGAAAAAACCTGGTGCAAATCGATGCATTAAATCAACGAGGCCGTATGTTGTTGACGTTTATTAGTCCTTTATTGGCAAAGGAAGACTCTTTGCAGCTCGTGACGCAAAACGATTCTGTTGTTCAAATTAAAATTAAAACTTCTGATCAGGTGTTTCGTGAGGAAGAACGCAGTCGTCAGCCTTCTGTTTTTACTGTCATTCGCTTGCTTCTGGCTTTTTTTAAAATGGAGAATGAATCTTATTTGGGATTATATGGCTCTTTTGGTTTTGATTTAATTTTTCAATTTGAAGATTTGCAAAAGCATAAAGAACGAGAGTTATCGCAAAGAGATATGGTTCTTTATTTTCCTGATGAAATTTTTGTTGTCAATCATCAAAAAGAAGAGGCCTTTGTACGCCGTTACGAGTTTCAATTTCAAAACTTATCCACTAAGTCTTTAGCCCGAGAAGGTGTTTCTGTACCGTATGAGGCGTCGCAAAAGCCTGAAAAAACGTGTGATCATTTGCCTGGGGAATACGCAAAAATAGTCAATATCGCTAAAAATCGTTTTGCTTGTGGGGATTTATTTGAGGTAGTTCCCAGTCAAACCTTCTATACCCATTATACGGAGTTGCCTTCTACTTTATTCAAACAAATGAGGCAATTAAATCCTTCTCCTTATGGTTTTTTTATTAACTTAGGTGAGGAAGAGTATTTGGTGGGCGCCTCTCCAGAAATGTATGTGCGTGTACAAGGAAGAAGAGTAGAAACATGTCCTATTTCTGGAACAATTAAGCGCGGTGCTGATGCGATTGAAGATGCTCAAAATATCCAAGCTTTACTCGACTCCAAAAAAGAAGAGTCTGAATTGACGATGTGCACGGATGTGGATAGAAATGATAAGTCACGAATTTGTGAAGCAGGTTCAGTGAGAGTCATTGGGCGAAGGCAAATTGAAATGTATTCTCGGCTTATTCATACTGTGGATCATGTGGAAGGAGTTTTAAGAGAAAATTTTGATGCTGTTGATGCTTTTTTAACCCACATGTGGGTGGTAACGGTTACAGG includes these proteins:
- a CDS encoding anthranilate synthase component I, which gives rise to MLQHYKTQGGVEIECTQQSLDYTQGIGNLLEHLDTQRGALFASSFEYPGRYTCWDIGFYNPPLALVCRKNLVQIDALNQRGRMLLTFISPLLAKEDSLQLVTQNDSVVQIKIKTSDQVFREEERSRQPSVFTVIRLLLAFFKMENESYLGLYGSFGFDLIFQFEDLQKHKERELSQRDMVLYFPDEIFVVNHQKEEAFVRRYEFQFQNLSTKSLAREGVSVPYEASQKPEKTCDHLPGEYAKIVNIAKNRFACGDLFEVVPSQTFYTHYTELPSTLFKQMRQLNPSPYGFFINLGEEEYLVGASPEMYVRVQGRRVETCPISGTIKRGADAIEDAQNIQALLDSKKEESELTMCTDVDRNDKSRICEAGSVRVIGRRQIEMYSRLIHTVDHVEGVLRENFDAVDAFLTHMWVVTVTGAPKIWALNFIEEHEKSPRKWYAGAVGWFGFDGNLNTGLVLRTVRIEKGIAEIRVGATLLYDSVPEAEEQETRLKASAFLDILQKKGISAHVKPSLPLTGKGKRVLLIDHQDSFVHTLANYLRQTGAEVSTVRFDKALHYLQEQKYDLVVLSPGPGKPSDFHVSETIAAVISQGIPLFGVCLGLQGIVEHFGGVLDVLDYPMHGKPSIVKVTHPSRLFSGLGESFKAGRYHSLYARLKTMPKELNVTAVSDDGIVMAVSHQHLPIHAVQFHPETILSLVNQAGIKIITNLMGMI
- a CDS encoding transposase, whose amino-acid sequence is MLRASLVHEGRSIPIYNEIHSQHDLAKEEIHTQFLIHLKEILPEGKKIIIITDAGFKTPWFTRVNQLGWYFLGRVSGTLNYRMNTDKKWSPIAKLHSDIARGETQYFGIGQLGQDSKTRTHVLFTGYWGEKKGTQKSQTQISRR